The nucleotide window GACTGGGGCGGCAACTGTGCCGCCCTGTCTGTCTTCAGTGATGGAACGTGTGAGGATGGTTATGAAACGCCTGGTGCTGGCATTCGTGGTTCTTTTCGGGCTCCTTTCGCCGGGTGTTGCACAAGACCAGCAACCACCTGCAGACCGCAGCGCGACCGGCGGTGCGCAAACTCTGGAAGACATTCTGAAACGGCAACGCGGCGAGAAAATCGACAGCGATTTCAGGCGCAACGCGACCGGAGATCCAGATACTGCAGCTGGTATCTCCTCGCAGCTCGGCACACTTGGCGGTGTGTCCGATCCAGAACTCTGGCGCGCCCTCAGGTATGGGTCCGCGGATATCAAGGTGTCGTCAGGTGGCGAGGAAGCAACCGTCCTGATGCAGGACGGCGGAATGCGTTGGCTGGCTTTCCGTGAAGGGCCACTGGCCACTTATGGCTCGTATCTTCTGGGCGCTACCGTTTTGTTGCTGGGTCTCTTCTATCTCTTACGAGGTCGTATCCGCATCGATGGCGAAAAGACCGGTCAGACGATCACGCGTTTCAAGGCGATTGAACGTTTTGGGCATTGGCTCCTTGCAGGATCGTTCATACTGCTGGCGATCACCGGGCTGATAACATTGTTCGGTCGCTTTGCGGTTATTCCTTTGATCGGCAAGGAAGCTTACGCACCTGTCGCGCTTGCCTCAAAATGGATCCACAACAACGTTGCCTGGGCCTTCATGCTTGGGCTCGTGATGGTGTTCGTGATGTGGGTGGTGCACAACATTCCCAATAAGACGGACCTCAAATGGATCGCCGTTGGCGGGGGACTGCTGAAAAAGGGTGTTCATCCGCCAGCCAAGAAGTTCAATTTCGGCCAGAAGATGATCTTCTGGGGGGTGATTGTCCTTGGTGCCTCCATATCGGCTTCGGGGATCTCACTGCTGTTCCCATTTGAATTTCCGATGTTCGCCAAGACTTTTGAGATCCTTAATGCGACTGGATTGCCGCAGCTTGTCGGCCTCGGTGTTCTGCCGACGGCGCTTGCCCCGCATGAGGAAATGCAGTTCGCGCAACTGTGGCATGCCATTGTCGCGTTCCTGATGATGGCGATGATCCTTGCACATATCTACATCGGATCCGTCGGCATGGAAGGCGCATACGACGCCATGGGGTCGGGCGAAGTCGAATTGCAGTGGGCCCGCGAACACCACGGACTTTGGGTTCAGGAAGTTGAAGACGCGGAAAAGACCGCTGAAGCCAAGAACGCGGTTCCCGCGGAATAGGCCTCAGAGCGGGATGTCTGGCTGTCAATCAACCGTGCCGAAAGTGAAGCTCTGCCAACCTGCCTTTTTGCAGAGCGCTTTTGGGCTGCTTGTCTTGCTGGCAGCAGGCGCGGCCAGTGCCGCCGAATTCGAAACCCTGAAGGGACATGGCGGACCGGTGATGGACATCGCGGTTTCGGAAGAAACGGGAACTGTCGCGACAGCAAGTTTCGACAATTCCGTTGCGGTTTGGTCCAAACGTGAACCACGCTGGCTGGACGGCCATGAAGCGGCGGTGAAAGTCGTTGCATTTGTTGATGGCAAGACCGCGGTTTCAGCAGGTGACGACAACGATCTCCTGCTTTGGAACATCGAAGATGGCTCGTCCAGACGTCTGGAAGGGCATACGGCCAAGATCATGGGGCTCGCCGTTTCTCCGGACAAGAAGTTCGTGGCCAGTGCCAGTTGGGACACCCGCATTGGTCTCTGGCCCGTAGATGGCGGTGAGCCGGTTTATTTGAACGGTCATGCGTCGGGTGTAAACGCAGTCGCATTTTCTGCCGATGGCAAAAGGCTATATTCGGCGTCTGTCGATGGTTCCATAAAACTTTGGGATCTTGAGAAAAGACAGGAAGCACGGGTCATCGACCGCAATGGTTTCGGTATCAATGTGTTTGCTGTCGGAGGCGAAACGAACGGTAGGGAAACCTGGCTTGCCTACGGGACTCAGGACGGGGTAACCCGGATCGTCGACATCGAAACCGGTGAACGACTGCGAGATTTCTCGTTTGAGCGCAGGCCCATTCTGGCGATTGATCTCAGCCATGACGGTACAAAGCTTGCGACGGGAGACGGCCATGGATACATCACCGTTGTTGATACGAGATCCTGGGCAATAGAGACGGATTTCAGAGCGGCTCTGAAAGGCCCAATCTGGGCATTGGCCTTTTCCAGGAGCGGCGACGTGCTGCATGCTGGCGGCATTGAAAATATCGTTTACTCTTGGCCTTTAGCGGATCTGTCTTCGGCGGAACCGATGGCGTCCAAAACGCCTGATTTCCTAAAAAAGCCGGAAGAAATGTCCAACGGTGAGCGTCAATTCGCGCGCAAGTGTTCCATTTGCCATGCGCTTGGAGCGGAGGGCGAACGCAAGGCGGGGCCGACCCTTTATAATGTGTTTGGCCGTCAGGCAGGCACATTGCCTGGCTACTCATACTCTGAAACCCTGACCGGGTCTGATATTGTCTGGTCAGAAAAGACTATCGATCAACTGTTCCTGGACGGGCCAGACCACTATATTCCAGGCTCCAAGATGCCGATGCAACGAATTGTACGGCGGGAAGACCGGAGTGATCTGATCGACTACCTCAAAAGGGCCACTTCTGAAGGAGAAGACCAATGAAGGCAATGCTGCTGGCATTTGTTGCAACCGCAGTGATTGCAGTTGGAGCAAGCCTGACCCTGGATCGAATGGGCTATTCCAGCGCTCAACAGGCAACAGGCTCATCCGTACGTTTAGGCAATTAGGAATGTCTTCCAGCTCGGCTTCGCTGAAAGGACACAACGCCGATCTGGTCCTTCTGCGTGGCCTGACACCCGGTTATGCGCGCTGAAACGACCGACGTAGGCTTAGACTCCCCGTAACCAGGACCGCGCCAAGAACGATCAGCGCAAACCCGATACCTGTCGTCCAGGACAGACCTTCAGCAAGAACAAAAACACCGAGCAGTACGGATGCCACAGGCATGAAGAACGCGAGCAGAGACGCATTTGATGCACCTGCGTTCCGGATCAGCCAGAACATCAGCATGACGGGCACGGCGGTGTTGAACAAGGCAACGACTATCAGGGTGCCCAGTTGCGACGGACCGGGAGACAAGGCCCAGGGACGGTCGAAGATCATGCTGAGCGGGGTCAGGACCAAAGCTGCGACGATCAACTGTCCGCTTGCCAGAACAACGGGTTGGAGTTTGCCATTCGCCCGGGCAAATATGTTTCCTGTCGCATAGCTGAGGGCAGCCAGGACAGTGACGCCGGCACCAGCCAACTGTGTGTCCAGATGTGAAAAGGCACTGGGTCCGATGGCTAGAACCACACCTGCAAATCCAAGCGCGACGCCGAAAAGGCGACTTTTCGTCAAGTGCTCTTCCGGCAGAAAGGTCGGGGCGATCAGAACGCTGAAGACCGGGATTGTTGCAAACAGAATTCCGCCCAGACTGCTGGCAATATGGGTTTGGCCATATGCAATAGCGATATAGGGAATGATGGCGGTCAGGACACCGAGCACGATAATTGGCTGCCAGGCTTTCCCTGGAGATGGCATGCGTTCACCGGACAGCCTCATGAAAAAATAGACAGCCAGTGCCGCAAGGCTTGCTCGTCCGGCCGCAAGCGTGATGGGCGGAATGCTTTCCACCGTGAGCTTGATGAATAAAAACGAAGACCCAAAGAGTGCAGCCGTGAGCAGCAACACCGCCCAGAGGCGCGGCGTCATTGTCTGTTTCATGGAATTTTCCTCAAAGAGAGTGCGGCTTCATGGTGGGGTTTGAGCTGGCACCAAGCTCGAATTGAGCCTGTGCGCTCTCAATCCTCTTCACGCCCTTAATCGGTAGATGCTCCTGCCCGATCATTTCCGTATAGGTGACAAACCGGAACGGGTCGAAGAACTGTATGGCACTTCTCAACCGGTCGCCGGCTTCTTCCTTGAGATCGGTGAGTACTTGCGTGGAGCCGAATCGCTGCTCGGCAGCGATCGCGATCTTGAGCGCAAGTTCGTTGTCGCCGTTCGCGATCATCTTTCGGATTGTGGTCGCGGCTTGTGCGGCCGTGAGCCCAAGATAGTGTTGCAGCATTCTGCCAAATTCTGCGGGTGTAAGAGCGTCGAGACCTTGCGGATCCTGTCCGGTCCTGTCTTCCTGCCAAATTCCCACCATCTGATCGGCAGTACGCGCGATCACATTATCTCGCGCTGCCAGATATGAGAGGTAGTTCTCCGGTTGATGTTGAAGACCATGCGGGATCAGGTTCAGGCGAATGATGTCTTTTGCTGAAAAGCCATTCTTGACATGGACGCGCACCATATCGACCAGCCAGCAATAGTGTTGTCGAAACGCTTTGAGCTGTTCGTGCCCGTAAAGGGCCGTCAAGGGATGATGACCATGCAGAATGTGTTTCGGTCTTCTTGAGAGAACTTCATCCATACTGCTGACTGCGTCATCTGGATAACCTTCATTGACCCAGGGTTCGCCGTACCACGGCATGACGATGTCACCGGCGAAGACCGTTTGGAGGTCGGGCAAATGAACGAGCATTGCGTCTTCGGTTTCACCACCCGTAACGGGAACCAGTTCAATCTTCGTCCCGGCGACCTCAACAACGGTCACGTCGCTAACCGCAATATCCGGTGCGTAGGTTTCAACCCAGTGATGATCGAAATCCTGGCCGCGGAATTGCCGATAACTGTGATTGCGAACAACACGATCCACGACGGCTTGATAGTTGTCGCGACCGTAGAAGATCACGTCGGGGTTCAGGTTGCGAAAGTAGCTGTGACCGCCGATATGGTCCCAATGGGCATGGGTGACAAACACATGCGTAACTGTAGGCAGAGAGGGATGTTTCTGGAGCAGAAACTCGTGTGCCGCCTTCAAGGAGTGGGGCTGCGTGCCTGCATCAACGGCAATCAGCCCGGTGCCATCTGTTGAGAGGACAAAGTAGATATCTGAAAATCCGAAGCCGTAGAGCGCGAAGATCGAGCCCGGAATGATTTCTTCCAACACGGGTTCAGGTGCCATCGAAGCACCTGCGACGTTCGTTGAAGTGAACCAACCCATGAACATCGCTTTGGGAACATAGGACTGATAGCCGCTGTGGTGCCAGAAATGGTCGGCCTTCTCCTGATGCCCGTCCCGCTCATAAAGTCGCGCAAGTTGCCGATAAACTTCCCGATAGAAGCCGAAAACCGGTTCCGTCTCAGGTCTCTCGACAAGCCATGTCAGGTCTTCATAGGCCTGTGATCTTTTGCCGAAGAAAAAAGGAACCTGCGCATAGATTTGCCCTGCCGCCCATCGCACGATTGGGTGAGTGCCGCCTGTAAGGCGCCGGCTTTCCTCCAGATGCTGAAAGGTTTTCAAGACCCAGGGTATGCGCTTGACGAGTGGAACGCGCTCAGCATGGGTTGCACGCAAAATGGCATAGGCTGAAAGATAGACGGCACGAACGTCATCGGTAAATCCCTCGCCGTACCTTTCGAGAAGCCGTTCAAAAAACGCAATACCGTGCGCTTGCTGGTTGGAGTTGTGATAGGCATTGACCATCAGCATGGTGACCCGCGGATCCTGGTTTTGCCCATATGACAAGAGGGTCTCGAAGTAATGCAGCTGCGAATGAAAACTACGATCCGGATCTTCTGCCGTGAGGTCTTCGAACTCTTTCGTCGGCTTTAAACAATCGATAGACAAGGCCCCATTTACTTCGATCCCTTCGCTGGAAAGTTCACGCTTTGCGGCGTCCACGCGGTCAACAGTCGGATCGTCGCCGCGGACAGGAGAATAAAGTGCGTCGGCCGCACTTTGCTCTGATCTCTGCATAACAATTCCTTTATTTAGGTGTAACTACACGTATTTAAGTTATTTTGCCGTGTTTCGGGGACTGAGACTGCGAGCGGGCGCGGATTTGTTAGGAGATGGTCAGCTCACGACATAGTTGATGTCGGTAAGCTCCAGCTTCAAAGCCTGCCAGCGGCCCTCGCCAAATCGTTTCAGGAATTCTGTTTGCGCCTCTCGCCAGTAGGGTGTGGCCTCGGTTACAGCAGTTTCGCCGTTCTGGCTAAGAGAGAGCAAACGCACTCTGGCATCATTCCCGGGCTGCTCATCAATCAGGCCGTCGTTTTTCAAAGGTCTAACGTTTCGGGTGAGGGTGGTTCGATCCATGCCAAGCAGTTCGGCAAGCTTCGTGATTGAGACCGGTGCATGCTGGCGCAGAACCACCAGCAACGTAAACTGGGTGTTCTTCAGACCGATTGGTTGAAGGCGCTGGTCGAAGAACTGCGCAATCAATCTCGTTGTCATTCTGAGGTTCATGCAGGCGCAGGCGCCAAATTCTTCTGCCATGGTGAATTCTCTGTATGTGTAACTGCACTTATAAATGTGTATATACACTTAAATGTCAAGTGAGTTTGCCACCATAAGAGGAAACATCGTGAGCGTGCGGATCAAGACGCTTTACTTGAAGATGCGTTTTCATGGGTATCAGCCGGTTGGCTGTGTTTATGGATTGACCCAAGAACTGGACATGAGGCCGCCGTTGTCATCATAGCCGAATTGGGCTCTGATGTTGCTTTCTCTGCTGAGTTTGAACCAGTCGAGCGATGTCACTGAAAAGACGATGATGCCAAAACGATCGCGACCTTGTTGGCCTTCGGGTTGGTCTTGGAAAGCTTCTATTGGAGCATGAGGTTCGGGCAATTCATCACCAGGTGGCCCGCCCGCATAGGTGCCGCGGGTATGAAGGGGCAGGGACGACCAGACTGTCAGTGCGTAGTCGGAGGATGGCTCAAAGAGCGTGACATGACCTTCGAACCGAAACTGGAGACGTGTTTCAGCGCAATATCCAAGAACTGCAGCACTGGGGTTGCCGGTCAGCTCGCGCCACTTCGGACTGCGGGTGTCGGTGTGGAATTCAAGAGTGCGTTTGCGAGGATCGATCTTGCGCAGGACCACAATGCGCGCTTTTGGTGTTTGGCGGTGATCCACTGAACACAGGTTCAAATATCTGAAACTTGAGCCTGGCCGCTGGACATCCGCGTGAAGAGTTTCCCAGACACTTTCTTCAATCTGCGTCAGCGTCATTTCCACCTCTTTGGCTCCCATTTAAAGCGGCCTCGATTTCAGTTGAGGTTAAGTTTGGAAACGACAGCCGAGGCTAAAGCGAGATCCTGTGCACCCAAGCCTGTCAGGTCCACAATTGATAGTCTTGCATCTTCAAAATCGAGATCCGGCGCCTTGCCCGCCAAGATGTCACAGAATGACCGATCAGCCGTTTCTTCAACACTGCCAGCCCTGACAGCAACTCCAAAGTCACCATGTTGCAGACATTGTGCATGGTTGTCAGTGGCAATGATATCCGCAGCTCCGAACAGGTCCGGCGCTAGTTCGGTTTTGCCGGGGCTGTCAGCGCCCATACCGATGATGTGAAGAGGGTATTTAAGATCTGCGGCGTGAAGTACCGCAGAGGTCGATGGGGTTGTCGTCACCACAATGTCGCTGTGTTCGCAAAGTGCTTTGGCGTTGGCAGCCCCAGTGACGCTAAAGCCAAGCTGTTCCATGTCGTTGATGTAGCCGTCGATCTTGTTCTTGTGCCTTCCGAGCACACTGAGCCGGTTCAGGCCCGTGGATTCTCGAATGGCCAAAGCCTGAAGCCGAGCCTGGGTTCCCGTGCCAACCACGCCCAGGGAACCGTTCGAGCCGGTCGCTTTCAGCGATGCGGCCAGCGCGCCGGCGGCAGCCGTCCGCATTTGTGTCAGCCAGCCTTCGTCTTGAAGAAGCGCAACAGGGCGTCCAGTGGACGAAGACAGGACAAGAACCATGCCGTCATTCGGGGGAAGGCCGCGTTCGGGATTGCGGTAAAAACCTGTTGCGATCTTAATGGTGAAATACGGCTTGTCTTTCGACCGTGCAGCTTTGGCATGGCAGTCGCCAACAAGTTCGTTTGCGTCGTCATGAAACAGGATCTGCATCGGCTCCGGCTGGTCGATCAGTCCGTTCGAAACGTCGATGAAACTTTGCCTCACAGCCTCAATCGCCTCGGGCATGCTGATCATTGAGCGGATCTGATCCAGCGTCACTATCTGCACGGTTGGCCCTCAGATCTGAAAATCGGCATAGTGCGCCCTGAAGTGTTCCCTCATGGCAGAAAGCCCATCCTCAAACACCTTTGCGCGTCCAAAGCCAATGCGGAAATGACCGTTCGGCATATCATTGAGGTCAGAGGCGTAGATGGAACCCGGCAACAGAAGAACGCCGCTCTCTTCCAGAAGTCTGCGGCAAAACAGTTCAACATCTTCGGGACCTGTGTAGCGCGGAAAGGCGACACATCCACCTTGAGGACGTTTCCAGTCGATCAGACCTGGAAATTCTTCAAAAAGCTTTTCCAGTGCGACCACGTTCTTTGTCAAAAGCGCCCGGTTCCGTTCAAGGATTTCCTCACGTGCCTTCAAGGCAATGGTTGCGAGGACTTCGGAAGGTCCGGAGTTGCAGATAGAAAGATAATGCTTGTAGCGTTCAACTTTCTGCAGAAGCTTCGCGTTCCGTGCTGCAATCCAACCGATCCGAAGCCCTGGAAGTCCATAGGCTTTGGACATGACATTAAGTGATATGCCACGTTCATATAGATCCGCAATTTGTGGCATCCGGTCTGCGGGATCCAGCTCAACCCCGCGATAGACCTCATCGCTCAAGACCCAGATGCCGTGTTTGCGACAAAGATCAATAAGGGCCTCCAGATCTGCACGATTGATCAGCATGCCGGTCGGGTTGTGCGGAAAGTTCAGGGACAACAGTTTTGTGTTCGGCCGGATTGCCTCCCGAATGCGATCGAGATCCAGTTGCCACCCGGCTTTGGTGTCGCCTTTCAGCAAAGGTACTCCCGTGACCTCACAAATCGAGAGCGGAATTGTTTCAGCGCTTTGATAATTCGGTGTTGGTACGATGGCGTGGTCTTCTGCTTCGAGCAGCACTTTTGAAACCGCGTAAAGTCCTTCGCCAGCGCCTGCGAGGCAAAGAATGTTTTCCGGCTTCATCTGCTCGTAGGTTCGCGCAATTTCAGCACGAAGTGCTGGGGCTCCCCAGGTTTCCGTATAACCCAACCAGAGAGTTTCAAAACCCTCGCGATCTTCGGGCGCTGCCAGTGACAAAAGGTCGGAAACCCGCATGCTTTCCAAATCCGAAGCGGTCATGTGGTGCTGCGCCTTGAATTCCCATTCGGAGAAAAAGACTTCCAAACCGAAATCGCGCATGGGTTTTGGTTGCGTCATGAATTCAAACTCACCTTTTGACTTTCGTATCTGGTGACTGTTTTGCCTGTCTGATCAGTTCGTAGAGACTGGCGCGGGAAATCCCCAAGACTTCGGCGACATAGTCAGTGGAACCGCGGGCGGCGAAGATGTCTGCACTGACAAGGCGCTCGACTATTATCAGCCGATTGGGACGACGCAGCTGATTGAACGAGAGTTTCAATTCTTTCAGCGTGGAGGCCACGATTGAATTTGTGACTTCGCGCCAGTCGTTCCTGAGCATGTTGGAGCCAGTGTCCATTTGAAACGAAGTGAGAGCTGCAAGCACATCGCGCGCAGCTTCCAGTTCGGTCAGGCGCAGATTGAGGCATAATAGAGCACTCGGCCGACCTGCCTCGTCCCGAAGCAATGCTGAAACCGAGCGCAGTCTTGCACCGTCCGAATTCGACTTCAGATAAGGTCCGATCGTGTCGTCCGGACGGAGCTCTGACTGGAAATCCGCCGTTTCGACCAGGCTGTCGTCACCTTGCTTTCTTGGTGAAAATCCATTTTCGATTGCAGAAATTCTGCCTGTTTTGAGATCGTGCAAAACGACCTCGACCTGCCCAGGGAAAAGGGCGGAAATTGCCTTGCAGATCGGAGTTAGTGCGTGCAGCTCAGTCATTCGACTTCTATACATAATGTCTATAATTAGACATTTAGTCTGACGGCAGGTTGCCGTCAATGTGCTCTGTCGCCGGATCCGTGGCCAGTGTCCTGATATAGGCGCGTGAAAGCTTGTGCGCAGCACGTTCCGCAAAGTGTTTCATCGGAATATCTTCAACGATTTGCGCGTCGTCCAGCACCAGAATGCGGCTCGCCAGATGCTGTAAAGGTGCGAGGTCATGGCTGACAATCAGCATGGCCAGGCCCGTGTCCTGATGAAGCTTCTGCAACATCTCGATCGCTTGAACCCGGGTTGAAAAATCCAACGCCGAAAGTGGCTCGTCAAGGATCAGGACCTGAGGATCGGCAGCTATT belongs to Roseibium porphyridii and includes:
- a CDS encoding formate dehydrogenase subunit gamma is translated as MKRLVLAFVVLFGLLSPGVAQDQQPPADRSATGGAQTLEDILKRQRGEKIDSDFRRNATGDPDTAAGISSQLGTLGGVSDPELWRALRYGSADIKVSSGGEEATVLMQDGGMRWLAFREGPLATYGSYLLGATVLLLGLFYLLRGRIRIDGEKTGQTITRFKAIERFGHWLLAGSFILLAITGLITLFGRFAVIPLIGKEAYAPVALASKWIHNNVAWAFMLGLVMVFVMWVVHNIPNKTDLKWIAVGGGLLKKGVHPPAKKFNFGQKMIFWGVIVLGASISASGISLLFPFEFPMFAKTFEILNATGLPQLVGLGVLPTALAPHEEMQFAQLWHAIVAFLMMAMILAHIYIGSVGMEGAYDAMGSGEVELQWAREHHGLWVQEVEDAEKTAEAKNAVPAE
- a CDS encoding c-type cytochrome, with translation MSGCQSTVPKVKLCQPAFLQSAFGLLVLLAAGAASAAEFETLKGHGGPVMDIAVSEETGTVATASFDNSVAVWSKREPRWLDGHEAAVKVVAFVDGKTAVSAGDDNDLLLWNIEDGSSRRLEGHTAKIMGLAVSPDKKFVASASWDTRIGLWPVDGGEPVYLNGHASGVNAVAFSADGKRLYSASVDGSIKLWDLEKRQEARVIDRNGFGINVFAVGGETNGRETWLAYGTQDGVTRIVDIETGERLRDFSFERRPILAIDLSHDGTKLATGDGHGYITVVDTRSWAIETDFRAALKGPIWALAFSRSGDVLHAGGIENIVYSWPLADLSSAEPMASKTPDFLKKPEEMSNGERQFARKCSICHALGAEGERKAGPTLYNVFGRQAGTLPGYSYSETLTGSDIVWSEKTIDQLFLDGPDHYIPGSKMPMQRIVRREDRSDLIDYLKRATSEGEDQ
- a CDS encoding DMT family transporter, producing MKQTMTPRLWAVLLLTAALFGSSFLFIKLTVESIPPITLAAGRASLAALAVYFFMRLSGERMPSPGKAWQPIIVLGVLTAIIPYIAIAYGQTHIASSLGGILFATIPVFSVLIAPTFLPEEHLTKSRLFGVALGFAGVVLAIGPSAFSHLDTQLAGAGVTVLAALSYATGNIFARANGKLQPVVLASGQLIVAALVLTPLSMIFDRPWALSPGPSQLGTLIVVALFNTAVPVMLMFWLIRNAGASNASLLAFFMPVASVLLGVFVLAEGLSWTTGIGFALIVLGAVLVTGSLSLRRSFQRA
- a CDS encoding MBL fold metallo-hydrolase, with amino-acid sequence MQRSEQSAADALYSPVRGDDPTVDRVDAAKRELSSEGIEVNGALSIDCLKPTKEFEDLTAEDPDRSFHSQLHYFETLLSYGQNQDPRVTMLMVNAYHNSNQQAHGIAFFERLLERYGEGFTDDVRAVYLSAYAILRATHAERVPLVKRIPWVLKTFQHLEESRRLTGGTHPIVRWAAGQIYAQVPFFFGKRSQAYEDLTWLVERPETEPVFGFYREVYRQLARLYERDGHQEKADHFWHHSGYQSYVPKAMFMGWFTSTNVAGASMAPEPVLEEIIPGSIFALYGFGFSDIYFVLSTDGTGLIAVDAGTQPHSLKAAHEFLLQKHPSLPTVTHVFVTHAHWDHIGGHSYFRNLNPDVIFYGRDNYQAVVDRVVRNHSYRQFRGQDFDHHWVETYAPDIAVSDVTVVEVAGTKIELVPVTGGETEDAMLVHLPDLQTVFAGDIVMPWYGEPWVNEGYPDDAVSSMDEVLSRRPKHILHGHHPLTALYGHEQLKAFRQHYCWLVDMVRVHVKNGFSAKDIIRLNLIPHGLQHQPENYLSYLAARDNVIARTADQMVGIWQEDRTGQDPQGLDALTPAEFGRMLQHYLGLTAAQAATTIRKMIANGDNELALKIAIAAEQRFGSTQVLTDLKEEAGDRLRSAIQFFDPFRFVTYTEMIGQEHLPIKGVKRIESAQAQFELGASSNPTMKPHSL
- a CDS encoding MarR family winged helix-turn-helix transcriptional regulator; the protein is MAEEFGACACMNLRMTTRLIAQFFDQRLQPIGLKNTQFTLLVVLRQHAPVSITKLAELLGMDRTTLTRNVRPLKNDGLIDEQPGNDARVRLLSLSQNGETAVTEATPYWREAQTEFLKRFGEGRWQALKLELTDINYVVS
- a CDS encoding pyridoxamine 5'-phosphate oxidase family protein, which encodes MTLTQIEESVWETLHADVQRPGSSFRYLNLCSVDHRQTPKARIVVLRKIDPRKRTLEFHTDTRSPKWRELTGNPSAAVLGYCAETRLQFRFEGHVTLFEPSSDYALTVWSSLPLHTRGTYAGGPPGDELPEPHAPIEAFQDQPEGQQGRDRFGIIVFSVTSLDWFKLSRESNIRAQFGYDDNGGLMSSSWVNP
- a CDS encoding aminotransferase class I/II-fold pyridoxal phosphate-dependent enzyme; this translates as MTQPKPMRDFGLEVFFSEWEFKAQHHMTASDLESMRVSDLLSLAAPEDREGFETLWLGYTETWGAPALRAEIARTYEQMKPENILCLAGAGEGLYAVSKVLLEAEDHAIVPTPNYQSAETIPLSICEVTGVPLLKGDTKAGWQLDLDRIREAIRPNTKLLSLNFPHNPTGMLINRADLEALIDLCRKHGIWVLSDEVYRGVELDPADRMPQIADLYERGISLNVMSKAYGLPGLRIGWIAARNAKLLQKVERYKHYLSICNSGPSEVLATIALKAREEILERNRALLTKNVVALEKLFEEFPGLIDWKRPQGGCVAFPRYTGPEDVELFCRRLLEESGVLLLPGSIYASDLNDMPNGHFRIGFGRAKVFEDGLSAMREHFRAHYADFQI
- a CDS encoding helix-turn-helix transcriptional regulator codes for the protein MTELHALTPICKAISALFPGQVEVVLHDLKTGRISAIENGFSPRKQGDDSLVETADFQSELRPDDTIGPYLKSNSDGARLRSVSALLRDEAGRPSALLCLNLRLTELEAARDVLAALTSFQMDTGSNMLRNDWREVTNSIVASTLKELKLSFNQLRRPNRLIIVERLVSADIFAARGSTDYVAEVLGISRASLYELIRQAKQSPDTKVKR